In Pyrus communis chromosome 1, drPyrComm1.1, whole genome shotgun sequence, the following are encoded in one genomic region:
- the LOC137731926 gene encoding methylthioribose-1-phosphate isomerase-like has translation MAPHSEFTDGTQAPNSLQAICYKRGSLQLLDQTKLPLQSTYLDIRDSTDGWHAIKDMVVRGAPAIAIAAALSLAVEIFNLEDFSGTPDEAFSFIVMKLEYLVSSRPTAVNLSDAAAKLKQIASAVATNTSDARNVFEAYIEASEIMLKDDVASNKAIGSHGASFIQHLLGNSKNISMLTHCNTGSLATAGYGTALGVIRSLHTEGVLERAYCTETRPFNQGSRLTAFELVHDNIPATLIADSAAAALMKFGRVNAVVVGADRVAANGDTANKIGTYNLAVSAKHHNIPFFVAAPLTSVDLSLSSGEEIIIEERSPRELLNTHGGLGEQVAASGISVWNPAFDVTPANLITGIITEKGVITKKGTDAFDIKGFVQKEAVQTKTKASSIG, from the exons ATGGCCCCTCATTCGGAGTTCACCGACGGAACCCAAGCGCCCAACTCCCTCCAGGCCATCTGCTACAAGCGCGGCTCCCTTCAGCTACTCGatcag ACGAAGCTCCCATTGCAAAGTACATATTTGGATATCCGGGACTCCACGGATGGATG gcaCGCAATCAAAGACATGGTGGTGCGCGGTGCACCCGCCATTGCCATTGCCGCGGCTCTCTCATTGGCCGTGGAAATTTTTAACTTGGAGGATTTCAGTGGAACGCCTGACGAAGCGTTTTCTTTCATTGTCATGAAATTGGAGTACCTTGTCTCCAG CCGGCCAACTGCTGTCAATCTTTCGGATGCTGCAGCTAAACTAAAGCAGATTGCATCCGCGGTTGCCACTAATACTTCGGATGCAAGGAATGTTTTTGAG GCTTACATAGAAGCTTCTGAAATCATGCTCAAGGACGATGTCGCTTCAAACAAGGCTATTGGATCTCATGGAGCAAGTTTTATTCAGCACCTACTGGGAAACTCTAAGAACATTTCTATGTTGACCCATTGCAACACTGGCAG TCTTGCAACAGCTGGTTATGGTACTGCTCTTGGTGTCATCCGTTCGCTTCATACTGAAGGAGTGTTAGAAAGGGCCTATTGCACAGAGACGCGTCCATTCAACCAA GGATCCAGACTCACAGCATTTGAGTTGGTGCATGATAACATACCTGCTACGCTTATAGCGGACTCAGCTGCAGCTGCATTAATGAAATTTGGACGTGTCAATGCTGTAGTTGTTGGAGCAGATCGCGTGGCTGCAAATG GTGACACTGCAAACAAGATTGGGACCTACAATCTTGCCGTGAGTGCAAAGCACCATAACATACCATTTTTTGTGGCTGCACCACTCACTTCCGTCGACTTATCTCTTTCTTCTGGAGAAGAGATAATAATAGAGGAAAGATCTCCAAGGGAATTGTTGAATACACACGGAGGACTTGGGGAACAAGTTGCTGCATCCGGAATCTCTGTCTGGAACCCAGCCTTCGATGTTACCCCTGCCAATTTAATAACTGGTATCATAACCGAGAAG GGCGTTATTACAAAAAAGGGCACTGACGCTTTCGACATAAAGGGTTTTGTTCAGAAGGAAGCCGTGCAGACCAAAACGAAGGCTTCCAGCATTGGATGA